Proteins encoded in a region of the Candidatus Zixiibacteriota bacterium genome:
- a CDS encoding PilN domain-containing protein — translation MTMIQINLLPREMRRTSGGVGLSKSSLVGVAALAGVMAVLAGLTFMQSARHNAVQGEIARAQIKVDELRDDIALVDRLEEVKTKILRRMNAIETLDNHRGYWVRNVEDILAVIPSYLWLSGFHREDPRKAVKGQAIDSTLLSENRYLLDGFCFTISSLANMILNMQDSPRFENVQLRRAQIKDLKKRHVYEFQVACELIPLDEATGGIEDVPATSVTVGSRPTQRGAAMAATPDWYDAPAEEARP, via the coding sequence ATGACGATGATTCAGATCAACCTGCTTCCCCGTGAGATGCGCCGGACCTCCGGCGGCGTGGGGCTGTCCAAGAGCTCGCTGGTGGGCGTCGCGGCGCTGGCCGGTGTGATGGCGGTACTGGCGGGATTGACCTTCATGCAATCGGCGCGCCACAACGCCGTTCAGGGCGAAATTGCCCGCGCGCAAATCAAGGTCGATGAACTGCGCGACGACATCGCCCTCGTCGATCGCTTGGAAGAGGTCAAAACGAAAATCCTGCGGCGCATGAACGCCATCGAGACGCTGGACAACCACCGGGGCTATTGGGTGCGCAACGTCGAGGACATTCTGGCGGTCATCCCCAGCTATCTGTGGCTCTCCGGGTTCCACCGCGAAGACCCCCGGAAAGCCGTGAAGGGCCAGGCCATCGATTCGACCCTGTTGTCGGAGAACCGCTATCTGCTCGACGGCTTCTGTTTTACGATCAGCAGTCTGGCCAATATGATTTTGAACATGCAGGACTCGCCGCGGTTCGAAAACGTTCAGTTGCGGCGCGCACAGATCAAGGATCTGAAGAAGCGCCACGTCTATGAATTCCAGGTCGCCTGCGAACTGATCCCGTTGGACGAGGCGACCGGCGGCATCGAAGACGTACCCGCGACATCCGTGACCGTCGGCAGTCGTCCGACCCAACGCGGCGCGGCGATGGCTGCGACACCCGATTGGTACGACGCACCGGCCGAGGAGGCACGGCCATAA
- a CDS encoding RodZ domain-containing protein translates to MSTRNPRRNGYAAAPEGGAGSGSTSGARIELATPVEIDVASDRLGPVLGDRRRSLGLKLEEVAEEIKIRAEYLKALEEESFDDLPTPEYARLFLKTYAERLALNVSEVYALLDLCDHPGVRRIPSVTVKTPAISVPSPSTVRSGKLSIIAIATLALLAILMVVWLLLGGDQEQSNVAPPPAPVTSDIEGAGQQYQATTETGTTPVEPMHLVLHFGKSTWAVIAADSDTVVSTILSAGDSVTAFAEDRFLLTMGHTDSVTASIDGHPLVPFRNRAVRLSGLLLTRDSLDVWWDTTQAARAISVGSEMSPDGEGI, encoded by the coding sequence ATGAGCACGCGAAATCCCCGACGTAACGGATACGCCGCCGCGCCCGAAGGCGGCGCCGGGAGCGGATCCACGTCCGGGGCGCGCATCGAGTTGGCAACGCCGGTTGAAATCGATGTCGCGTCCGACCGACTGGGGCCCGTGCTCGGCGACCGACGACGATCATTGGGACTCAAACTGGAAGAAGTCGCGGAGGAGATCAAGATCAGGGCGGAATATCTCAAGGCGCTCGAGGAGGAATCCTTCGACGATTTGCCGACGCCCGAGTACGCCCGCCTGTTTTTGAAAACATACGCCGAACGCCTGGCGTTGAATGTCTCCGAGGTTTACGCCCTGTTGGATCTGTGCGACCATCCCGGAGTCCGCCGCATACCCTCGGTAACCGTGAAAACCCCGGCGATTTCGGTGCCGAGTCCGTCGACGGTCCGTTCGGGAAAGCTGTCAATCATCGCCATCGCCACTCTCGCGTTGCTGGCGATTCTGATGGTTGTGTGGTTGTTGCTCGGCGGGGATCAGGAGCAGTCGAATGTCGCGCCGCCGCCGGCCCCGGTCACATCGGATATCGAAGGGGCCGGGCAGCAGTATCAGGCAACGACCGAAACGGGGACAACTCCGGTTGAGCCGATGCATCTGGTGCTGCATTTCGGCAAGTCGACGTGGGCCGTGATCGCCGCCGACAGCGACACGGTCGTCAGTACGATTCTCTCGGCCGGGGACTCCGTCACCGCATTCGCTGAGGATCGGTTTCTGTTGACGATGGGGCACACCGACAGCGTGACGGCATCCATCGACGGCCATCCATTGGTCCCGTTCCGCAACCGCGCGGTCCGGCTGTCCGGACTGTTGCTCACCCGCGATTCGCTCGACGTCTGGTGGGATACAACTCAGGCGGCGCGGGCGATTTCTGTCGGCTCAGAAATGTCTCCCGACGGAGAGGGTATTTAA
- the smc gene encoding chromosome segregation protein SMC gives MYLKRIELAGFKSFPEHTEVILSSGITAVVGPNGCGKSNLMDAVRWVLGEQRPRVLRGGKMEEVIFGGTPQRPAMSAAEITLVIDNESGRLPTEYTEVSISRRLDRSGDSEYRLNGQVCRLKDFSNLFLDTGMGSHGYAVIQAGMIDAIISEHPDERRFLFEEAAGVSKYKVRQREALRKMEATDQDLLRLSDLRNEVQTRVRSLARQKGMAERHRRLREMWKTLDIARAARAYQKFVNERDRLAASFESAVGDAAALTAQTDALELERQKLRLSVDEAERDAQEIIDRLTAATAMAQDVRAQRLRSEDRIVHLREEQTRAADRSGMLVRRSEEATQALQNAQHRRMDAEKDRERVSLSVNEAEQSCRAADQAFDTASEQERTARERRDLAERDYVRAVSQREAMERHAQTLASMQTEQRERLIRLEEDVSQLQLETAADAAQLSAAEEELRRDGDAAEQLQKQHREIQDAIARTETEIQQRRERLDEARDGRAFVEGLMRRGEGLGEAAERILSDEARWGQRVSGWVDRLHPKSEWMLAIETVLADRIAAICCVDQATVHDVVAHLLAESTGRAVVLDPSLLPKTSGEKSAESAAHFVGWLSDFIDREPADAGMVNAIFGGIACVDQSEDVRPLFEFLGHNTPVVSRDGLHIAPPGTIRVGRFEGEPVVGRRARLQVLDARMAESESVLEDCRHRLAELERTRETLTRDLTEASSRRNHRQHVVIELRAKSETVNARLAMTRQSLAELRLSVGGDPATAREGGVAADDRSLEELQSIRDTMLKELEAASNRARATEEHRNRQSAALSRARIAVVEAQARLEAIIAEQRRYNDQMTELNSEQQELSGRLAAIQSESSALERSLNEGKELERQSQRAVEELEEQRRAARAELSVRREAHDAQEAQLRESRRRRDEAERARSGIELQRAKLDAEAEQWRRHVRDTHQMDLATATVARAELSNEDLDKKVQDAQRAIDKLGPVNPLALEEWERESERLQYLDQQIRDLQEAKKSLVDTITELNETAGRRFTETFETARGHFQVVFNELFRGGEADVRLTQPDQPLESPIEIYARPRGKKFIGIRQLSGGERALTALALLFALYLVKPSPFCILDEVDAPLDDANCGRFLRLLHRFKQSTQFIVVTHNKLTMDAADVLYGVTMEQPGVSKLVSVRLNRGAEQGGNGHSPSDDSRTVDELLAPGVAPSSN, from the coding sequence GTGTATCTCAAACGAATCGAATTGGCCGGATTCAAATCGTTCCCGGAGCATACCGAGGTCATTCTCTCCTCCGGGATCACGGCGGTCGTCGGACCCAACGGCTGCGGCAAGTCCAATCTCATGGACGCCGTCCGCTGGGTGCTCGGCGAGCAGCGCCCCCGTGTCCTGCGCGGCGGGAAGATGGAAGAGGTCATCTTCGGCGGCACGCCGCAGCGTCCGGCAATGTCGGCAGCCGAGATCACGCTGGTCATCGACAACGAGTCGGGACGTCTGCCGACCGAGTACACCGAAGTGTCCATCAGCCGTCGGCTCGACCGTTCCGGCGACAGCGAGTACCGGCTCAACGGGCAGGTCTGCCGTCTGAAGGATTTCAGCAATCTGTTTCTCGATACCGGGATGGGTTCCCACGGTTACGCCGTCATTCAGGCGGGGATGATCGATGCGATCATCTCCGAGCACCCCGACGAACGACGGTTTCTCTTCGAAGAAGCGGCCGGCGTCTCCAAATACAAAGTGCGCCAGCGCGAGGCACTGCGCAAAATGGAGGCGACCGATCAAGACTTGCTGCGGCTGTCGGATCTGCGCAACGAAGTTCAGACGCGCGTGCGATCGCTTGCGCGACAAAAGGGGATGGCCGAACGGCACCGCCGTCTGCGCGAGATGTGGAAGACGCTCGATATCGCCCGGGCCGCCCGGGCCTACCAGAAGTTCGTCAACGAGCGCGATCGGCTCGCGGCGTCGTTTGAATCCGCGGTCGGTGACGCGGCCGCGTTGACCGCGCAGACCGATGCGCTGGAACTGGAACGACAAAAGCTGCGCTTGTCGGTCGACGAAGCCGAACGTGACGCCCAGGAGATCATCGACCGATTGACCGCCGCCACCGCCATGGCACAGGATGTCCGCGCCCAGCGCCTGCGCAGTGAAGATCGCATCGTCCACCTGCGAGAGGAACAGACGCGTGCCGCCGACCGGAGTGGGATGTTGGTCCGGCGCAGTGAGGAAGCCACTCAGGCATTACAGAACGCGCAACACCGTCGCATGGACGCGGAAAAGGATCGCGAGCGAGTCTCGTTAAGCGTCAACGAAGCCGAGCAAAGTTGCCGTGCGGCCGATCAGGCCTTTGACACCGCATCGGAACAAGAACGCACCGCACGCGAACGGCGTGATCTGGCCGAACGTGACTATGTCCGCGCCGTCTCGCAGCGCGAGGCGATGGAGCGGCACGCGCAGACGCTCGCATCGATGCAAACCGAACAGCGTGAGCGACTGATACGATTGGAAGAAGACGTCTCGCAACTCCAACTCGAGACGGCGGCCGACGCCGCACAATTATCGGCGGCAGAAGAAGAATTGCGCCGGGACGGCGATGCCGCCGAACAACTGCAGAAGCAACACCGTGAAATCCAGGATGCCATCGCCCGCACGGAAACCGAAATTCAGCAGCGCCGGGAGCGTCTGGATGAAGCCCGTGACGGGCGCGCCTTCGTCGAGGGACTGATGCGGCGCGGTGAGGGACTGGGTGAAGCGGCCGAGCGCATCCTCTCCGACGAAGCCCGTTGGGGCCAACGTGTCAGCGGCTGGGTCGACCGCCTGCATCCGAAGTCCGAATGGATGCTGGCAATCGAGACGGTGCTGGCCGACCGGATCGCCGCCATCTGTTGTGTCGATCAGGCGACCGTCCACGATGTCGTCGCGCACCTGTTGGCTGAATCGACAGGACGCGCCGTCGTTCTCGACCCGTCACTGCTGCCGAAGACGTCAGGCGAGAAATCGGCCGAATCGGCGGCACATTTCGTCGGCTGGCTGTCCGATTTCATTGATCGTGAACCCGCTGACGCGGGGATGGTCAACGCAATTTTCGGCGGGATCGCCTGCGTCGATCAATCCGAGGATGTGCGCCCGCTGTTCGAATTCCTCGGACACAACACGCCGGTCGTGTCGCGCGACGGTCTGCACATCGCGCCGCCGGGGACAATCCGAGTCGGTCGCTTCGAGGGCGAGCCCGTTGTCGGGCGTCGCGCGCGGCTGCAGGTGCTCGATGCGCGGATGGCGGAAAGCGAATCGGTTCTCGAGGATTGCCGACACCGCCTCGCAGAGCTGGAACGGACGCGGGAAACGCTGACCAGGGACCTGACCGAAGCGTCGTCGCGCAGGAATCACCGGCAGCACGTTGTCATCGAGTTGCGCGCGAAGTCGGAAACAGTCAATGCGCGACTGGCGATGACGCGCCAATCGCTCGCCGAACTCCGGCTGTCGGTCGGCGGCGACCCCGCGACAGCGAGGGAAGGTGGCGTTGCCGCCGATGATCGTTCCCTCGAGGAGTTGCAATCGATTCGCGACACGATGTTGAAGGAACTCGAAGCGGCTTCGAACAGAGCCCGCGCGACCGAGGAACATCGCAATCGCCAATCGGCGGCACTCAGCCGCGCGCGCATCGCGGTGGTCGAGGCACAGGCGCGGCTCGAAGCGATTATCGCCGAACAGCGGCGTTACAACGACCAGATGACCGAGCTCAACTCGGAACAGCAGGAACTCTCCGGCCGATTGGCGGCCATACAATCCGAGTCGTCCGCCTTGGAACGCTCCCTGAACGAAGGCAAAGAGCTTGAGCGTCAATCTCAGAGAGCGGTTGAGGAACTGGAGGAACAACGCCGTGCCGCACGTGCCGAGCTGTCCGTGCGACGGGAAGCCCACGACGCGCAGGAGGCGCAGTTGCGCGAGTCGCGACGGCGCCGCGACGAGGCCGAACGCGCGCGATCGGGCATCGAGTTGCAACGCGCCAAGCTCGACGCCGAGGCGGAGCAATGGCGGCGTCATGTGCGCGACACCCACCAGATGGACCTGGCGACCGCAACAGTCGCCCGAGCGGAATTGTCCAATGAGGATCTGGACAAAAAAGTTCAGGATGCACAGCGCGCCATCGACAAGCTCGGCCCGGTCAATCCGCTGGCGCTGGAAGAATGGGAACGCGAATCGGAACGGCTCCAGTACCTCGATCAACAGATTCGTGACCTGCAGGAGGCCAAAAAGTCACTGGTCGATACGATCACCGAACTGAATGAGACCGCCGGCCGGCGTTTCACCGAGACCTTCGAGACTGCCCGCGGCCATTTTCAGGTTGTTTTTAACGAGTTGTTCCGAGGCGGTGAAGCCGACGTGCGCCTGACGCAGCCCGATCAGCCGCTGGAGTCGCCGATCGAGATCTACGCCCGGCCACGCGGCAAAAAATTCATCGGCATCCGCCAGCTCTCCGGCGGCGAACGCGCCCTGACCGCGCTGGCGCTCTTGTTCGCGCTCTATTTGGTCAAACCCAGCCCCTTCTGCATTCTCGATGAAGTCGACGCGCCATTGGACGACGCCAACTGCGGGCGATTTCTGCGGCTCCTGCACCGATTCAAACAGAGCACGCAATTCATCGTCGTCACACACAACAAACTGACGATGGACGCCGCCGACGTGCTCTACGGCGTGACCATGGAGCAGCCCGGCGTGTCCAAGCTCGTCTCGGTACGTCTCAACCGGGGCGCGGAGCAGGGCGGCAACGGGCATTCGCCGTCGGATGACTCGCGCACCGTCGATGAACTGTTGGCGCCGGGCGTGGCGCCGTCGTCGAATTGA
- the pilO gene encoding type 4a pilus biogenesis protein PilO: MDLKNPQVQKLLLLVMVGLVGTYFWYTKVYTDYEQKIDAGYMRLESLQTELAEVEMKFRSLESLKAEYTDLTHRYRLVAQLLPEHNQLSPLLSKIHAAALETSSKIAKVVPLTNASEGFYDRENYQLTLHSTYHDLGDFLSRLSNMPFIVNVNQLALKSVDERESPETVGGGFTLTAEMQIATYHVKESERLVLLDNLDLTEGSGEAGL; encoded by the coding sequence ATGGATCTGAAAAACCCGCAAGTACAGAAGCTGTTGCTGCTGGTCATGGTCGGGCTGGTCGGTACCTACTTTTGGTACACGAAGGTCTATACCGACTACGAGCAGAAAATCGATGCCGGCTACATGCGTCTGGAGTCGCTGCAAACGGAGCTCGCCGAAGTCGAAATGAAGTTCCGTTCGCTCGAATCCCTGAAGGCCGAGTACACCGACCTGACGCACCGCTACCGCCTCGTGGCGCAGTTGTTGCCCGAGCACAACCAGCTCTCGCCGCTGCTTTCGAAAATCCACGCTGCCGCGCTGGAAACGTCCTCGAAGATCGCGAAGGTCGTGCCGCTGACCAACGCCTCGGAGGGATTCTACGATCGCGAGAACTATCAATTGACGCTGCATTCGACTTATCACGACCTGGGGGACTTTCTATCCCGGCTGTCGAACATGCCGTTTATCGTCAATGTCAATCAGTTGGCCCTGAAGTCGGTGGACGAGCGCGAGTCGCCCGAAACGGTGGGCGGCGGATTCACGCTCACCGCCGAAATGCAGATTGCCACCTACCATGTCAAAGAGTCCGAGCGCCTCGTGCTGTTGGACAATCTGGACTTAACCGAAGGTAGCGGGGAAGCGGGTCTATGA
- the pilM gene encoding type IV pilus assembly protein PilM has protein sequence MQIPFFKKRSRSVAALDIGASSLKYVRLDRQSEGYALSAAGIRELPTEAIVSHEIKDRDAIIFNIQSLIDQCDPGTTDVVVSVSGHGVITDKFEVEHKSGVEAEQAILFEAEQRSPFDVDDVSMDYHVLREDADRGKMEVLLVAARREFLQEYLNLIEDAGLKTSLVDTDAFAVLNAYDINYDIDPERVTALINIGFDTTNVIFLKDGRYHSTRDVSAGGRILYEVIQREFRLNQELALKVIKGEMTETVDQDMLRATIQSASDDLLTGLEVAFSYFRTLAKTDAVDWIVLSGGGSMVPFLPECIQSKMNVPIEIANPLRNVEYDPELFGGVDPERVAPLLAVGIGLAAREA, from the coding sequence ATGCAGATACCATTTTTTAAGAAACGTTCCCGCTCCGTGGCCGCGCTCGACATCGGCGCCAGTTCGTTGAAGTACGTGCGGCTCGACCGCCAGTCGGAAGGGTATGCCCTGTCGGCCGCAGGGATTCGGGAGTTGCCGACCGAAGCGATCGTCTCTCACGAGATCAAGGACCGCGACGCCATCATCTTCAACATTCAGAGTCTGATCGACCAGTGCGATCCCGGCACGACGGATGTTGTGGTCAGCGTCTCCGGCCACGGCGTCATCACCGACAAGTTTGAAGTTGAGCACAAATCGGGCGTCGAAGCCGAACAGGCGATTCTCTTCGAGGCCGAGCAGCGCAGCCCGTTCGACGTCGATGATGTCTCCATGGATTACCACGTTTTGCGCGAGGACGCCGACCGCGGCAAGATGGAGGTGCTGCTGGTGGCGGCGCGCCGTGAGTTTTTGCAGGAGTACTTGAACCTCATCGAAGACGCCGGCTTAAAGACATCGCTCGTCGATACCGATGCCTTCGCGGTGCTCAACGCTTACGACATCAACTACGACATCGACCCCGAACGCGTCACGGCGTTGATCAACATCGGGTTCGACACGACGAACGTCATCTTTCTAAAGGACGGGCGCTACCACTCGACACGCGACGTATCGGCGGGTGGACGCATCCTTTATGAAGTCATTCAGCGCGAATTTCGTCTCAACCAGGAGTTGGCGCTCAAAGTGATCAAGGGCGAAATGACCGAGACCGTCGATCAGGACATGCTGCGCGCCACCATTCAGTCGGCGTCCGATGACCTGCTCACCGGGCTGGAAGTCGCGTTCTCCTACTTCCGCACGCTGGCCAAGACCGACGCGGTCGACTGGATCGTGTTGTCGGGCGGCGGGTCGATGGTGCCGTTTCTGCCCGAGTGTATCCAATCGAAGATGAACGTGCCGATCGAAATCGCCAATCCGTTGCGCAACGTCGAGTACGATCCCGAGCTGTTCGGCGGGGTCGATCCGGAACGCGTGGCGCCGCTGTTGGCGGTGGGAATCGGACTGGCGGCACGGGAGGCATAA
- the ftsY gene encoding signal recognition particle-docking protein FtsY, producing MREFFQRLKRGLHNTHRQLSDGLRRAVGLSPVFDEAMYDHMTAALIAADCGVDLSEKLIAQLRDDARQQGISTTDGLLQALKGHVVRLLSDAHAPAGPDDDRIQPRVTVFVGVNGAGKTTSIGKIGCHWAQKGRRVLFAAADTFRAAAAEQLSIWAERANAQLVNSASGADPAAVAFDAVSAAYARGIDDVLIDTAGRLQSKSNLMAELTKVRRSIDKARGERPGLVRAWLVLDATTGQNGLSQAERFREAVGLDGIVLTKLDGTARGGIVLAIADRLKLPVVWVGVGESLEDLETFDPVEFADALFD from the coding sequence GTGCGTGAGTTTTTTCAGCGGCTCAAACGCGGATTGCACAACACGCACCGCCAACTCTCCGATGGCCTCCGTCGGGCGGTGGGGCTGTCGCCCGTGTTCGATGAGGCGATGTACGACCACATGACGGCCGCATTGATCGCCGCCGACTGCGGTGTCGATCTGTCCGAAAAACTGATCGCGCAGTTGCGCGATGATGCCCGACAACAAGGAATCAGCACCACGGATGGACTGTTGCAGGCGCTGAAGGGCCACGTGGTCCGACTGCTCAGCGATGCGCATGCGCCGGCTGGGCCGGATGATGATCGAATTCAGCCGCGCGTGACCGTGTTTGTCGGCGTCAACGGGGCCGGCAAGACGACCTCGATCGGCAAGATCGGATGTCATTGGGCGCAGAAGGGACGTCGCGTGCTGTTCGCCGCCGCCGACACCTTCCGCGCCGCCGCCGCCGAACAGTTGTCGATTTGGGCCGAGCGCGCCAACGCGCAATTGGTCAATTCGGCATCGGGCGCCGATCCCGCGGCGGTCGCGTTCGATGCGGTCAGCGCCGCCTACGCGCGCGGCATCGATGATGTCTTAATCGACACCGCCGGTCGACTACAGAGCAAAAGCAACCTGATGGCCGAATTGACGAAAGTGCGCCGCTCGATCGACAAGGCGCGCGGCGAACGGCCCGGCCTGGTTCGCGCTTGGCTCGTCTTGGATGCGACTACCGGACAAAACGGCCTCTCCCAAGCCGAGCGCTTCCGCGAGGCCGTCGGGCTCGACGGCATCGTCCTGACCAAACTTGACGGTACGGCGCGCGGCGGCATCGTGCTCGCCATCGCCGATCGGCTCAAGCTGCCGGTGGTCTGGGTCGGCGTCGGCGAGTCGCTGGAGGATTTGGAGACCTTCGACCCCGTGGAGTTTGCCGATGCGCTTTTTGATTGA
- the dtd gene encoding D-aminoacyl-tRNA deacylase, whose amino-acid sequence MNSASVAIGDELAGEIGPGLVLLVGFRTGDAEDQIEPMARRIVNLRIFEDDDGRMNESLLERGYSLLVISQFTLYADVAKGRRPSFTEALEPRRAEEFYLRLVSAFRSMNVRTETGRFGAKMLVRINNWGPVTLVLDA is encoded by the coding sequence GTGAACTCGGCCTCCGTCGCCATCGGCGACGAACTGGCCGGAGAGATCGGGCCGGGGCTCGTGCTCCTGGTCGGATTCCGCACTGGTGATGCCGAGGATCAAATCGAGCCGATGGCCCGACGAATTGTCAATCTGCGGATCTTCGAAGATGACGACGGACGGATGAATGAATCGCTGTTGGAGCGTGGTTACTCGCTCCTGGTGATTTCGCAGTTTACCTTGTACGCCGATGTCGCCAAAGGACGGCGGCCGTCGTTTACCGAAGCACTCGAGCCGCGTCGGGCGGAGGAATTCTACTTGCGCCTTGTATCGGCCTTTCGGAGTATGAACGTGCGGACGGAGACCGGTCGCTTCGGCGCGAAGATGCTCGTACGCATCAACAACTGGGGGCCGGTCACGTTGGTGCTGGATGCCTAA
- a CDS encoding Maf family protein has protein sequence MPKGGLWSSGKRRRQGSETLSFRQVVDNGDIASLRLAVGRRRVCLASASPRRRRILRACGISFSVCPSTVDEPPPHGPDWRAWVRTWSSFKASDVATRINRSALIIAADTIVVLGGHGLGKPRDGDDAVAMLKRLSGRSHSVITGITVTDRATMRGGSASEASVVTFRTLTDSEIRDYVRNGEPMDKAGAYAIQGQASAFIADVKGPIDNVVGLPVGALARLIRRVSA, from the coding sequence ATGCCTAAGGGGGGCTTGTGGTCTTCCGGGAAACGCCGCAGGCAGGGGTCCGAGACGCTCTCGTTTCGCCAGGTCGTCGACAACGGCGACATCGCATCACTGCGGCTGGCGGTTGGCCGACGCCGCGTTTGTCTCGCGTCGGCGTCCCCGAGACGGCGTCGAATACTCCGCGCCTGTGGGATTTCGTTCTCGGTGTGCCCGTCGACCGTCGACGAGCCGCCGCCGCATGGTCCCGACTGGCGCGCGTGGGTGCGAACGTGGTCGTCATTCAAGGCATCCGATGTCGCGACACGAATCAATCGTTCGGCGCTGATCATCGCCGCGGACACGATCGTCGTGCTCGGCGGGCATGGTCTCGGCAAACCGCGCGACGGCGACGATGCCGTTGCCATGCTGAAACGATTGTCGGGACGTTCGCATTCGGTCATCACGGGCATCACCGTGACTGACCGGGCAACCATGCGAGGTGGGTCGGCATCCGAGGCGTCGGTTGTGACCTTTCGTACGCTGACCGATTCGGAGATTCGTGACTACGTCCGAAACGGTGAACCGATGGACAAAGCCGGCGCTTATGCAATCCAGGGTCAGGCGTCGGCATTCATTGCCGATGTTAAGGGCCCGATCGACAACGTGGTCGGTCTGCCGGTCGGAGCACTGGCCCGGCTGATCAGACGAGTGAGCGCATGA
- the pilQ gene encoding type IV pilus secretin PilQ, translated as MKRLRNRQVLGLSLPAIGLTVCALLLLAAPTSGEEIIKNLNFQNADVRSVLNFLAEYGGVNLVAAPNVQGQVTLNLKNVEWRQALEILAKTYGLKVTEENGFLRVLLLIDYLEEEAERERHLAEQRQLVDIETELFEIKHANAKDLIRPVKSLLSVRGKVDVEERTNTLLVSDEPVNLARAAQFIIELDRETRQVRISAKLLEVSSNYFDEVGVSWNLHGSGADNDGNTYTNDISTDGAEQITDPFGIYTFGTMQNGWDLDATVAAIVSSGHGKVVAHPEITTVDNKMARIQVGQKVPIKQFSATGDVVITFEEVGTILRVTPHITSDNRILLSLMPERSSFFFDPSGVVINTSNAETNVVVENGQTAVIGGLTTEDELKTVIGVPILKDIPLIGKLFSYEKNDTQKRDLVIFVTPEIVEPALMGAVDNTGSTNP; from the coding sequence ATGAAACGGTTACGCAATCGACAAGTACTGGGTCTCTCGCTGCCGGCGATCGGCCTGACGGTCTGCGCGCTGCTGCTCCTGGCGGCGCCGACTTCGGGCGAAGAGATCATCAAAAACCTCAACTTCCAGAATGCCGACGTCCGCTCCGTTCTGAACTTCCTGGCGGAGTACGGAGGCGTCAATCTGGTCGCGGCGCCCAACGTTCAGGGCCAGGTCACGCTGAACCTGAAGAATGTCGAATGGCGCCAGGCACTGGAAATCCTCGCCAAGACCTATGGACTGAAGGTCACCGAGGAGAACGGATTCCTGCGCGTGCTCTTGCTGATCGACTACCTCGAAGAGGAAGCCGAGCGCGAACGGCACCTCGCCGAACAGCGGCAACTCGTCGACATCGAAACCGAGCTATTCGAGATCAAGCACGCCAACGCCAAGGATCTCATCAGACCGGTCAAGTCGCTGTTGTCGGTGCGCGGAAAAGTCGATGTCGAAGAGCGGACCAACACGCTGTTGGTCTCCGATGAACCGGTCAATCTGGCGCGCGCCGCCCAATTCATCATCGAGCTGGATCGCGAAACACGTCAAGTGCGCATCTCCGCAAAACTGCTGGAGGTATCCAGCAACTACTTCGACGAAGTCGGCGTGTCCTGGAATCTGCACGGCTCCGGCGCCGACAACGACGGCAACACGTATACCAACGACATCTCGACCGACGGCGCTGAACAGATCACCGATCCCTTCGGAATCTACACCTTCGGCACGATGCAGAATGGATGGGATCTGGACGCCACCGTCGCCGCCATCGTCTCCAGCGGCCATGGCAAGGTCGTCGCCCATCCGGAAATCACCACCGTCGACAATAAAATGGCGCGCATCCAGGTCGGCCAGAAGGTCCCCATCAAGCAGTTCTCCGCAACCGGTGACGTCGTCATCACGTTCGAAGAGGTCGGCACCATTCTGCGCGTGACCCCGCACATCACCTCCGACAATCGCATTCTCCTGTCGCTGATGCCCGAGCGCTCCTCGTTCTTCTTTGACCCCAGCGGCGTGGTGATCAACACCAGCAATGCCGAGACCAACGTTGTCGTCGAAAACGGCCAGACCGCGGTCATCGGCGGACTCACTACCGAGGACGAATTAAAGACCGTTATCGGCGTGCCCATCCTGAAGGACATTCCGCTGATCGGCAAACTCTTCAGCTACGAAAAGAACGACACTCAGAAACGTGACCTGGTGATCTTCGTGACACCGGAAATTGTCGAGCCCGCCCTCATGGGAGCCGTCGACAACACAGGCAGCACCAATCCGTAA